The sequence GATGGTGCGCTCGGCGTCACGGTACATGAACCAGGGCGTTTCACCGTCTGAGGCTTGAAACATCGGATCGACTTCCAAGTAGTGCAGGCCGTAACGGTTAAGTTCCAGTTCCTGCACCACCTTGGTCATCCGAATCAGAATGTGGGCGCTGCCGCCGTAGTCGAAGCGGTAGCCGGGCACCAGTTCTTCGGTGCTCACCGCTCCGCCGACGATGTGCCGCCGTTCAAAAACGCCGACCTTGAGGCCCGCTTGCGCGGCATACGCCGCTGTCACCAGGGCGTTGTGACCCGCGCCCATCACCAGTACGTCAAAATCGGGCATCTGCTCATTATGCCGTGAGGGGTGTGGGCACAGAAGGTCAGAAGTCTTGCGGTTGTTCGTCAGCACGCCTTTGTCAGAACTGGGCCAGAGCCGGCGCGTTAAGCTCTTGTCATGTTCGGACGCCGCGTTCCCGTCAAGTATGTGCTGCTGTTCAGTGTGCTGTTGGCGCTGGTCTGCGGCGGTATTGCCATTTACTTCGCCCAACAACGCAGTTGGATCGCCACCGCTCTGCTGGGCGTGCTGGCCATCTGGTTTGCCGTAGACGCCCTCCGCGCCTGGAGCTGGAAGAAGAAGTAAGCCCCAGAGCGCCTAGACTGCACTGATGAGATTGCACTGATGAGATTAGGCCCATGAGCGGCGTCATCTGGCTGGCTTTAGACGGCGTGGGCCACCCCGAAGACGCGCCGAGCGGCTCGGTCTGGGAACAAGACTTACCCACCCTGCGCCCCATCATTGACGCTGGGCTCGCGCTCGACACCACTTTAGGCGTCGCGGGCCTGCCACAGTCCGGCACCGGCCAGAGCTGCTGGCTGACCGGACAAGACGCGGTGCGGCGGATGGGCAAAGGCGGCGCGGGCGAACACTTCGGGCCCCACCCCGGCCCCACCCTGCAAGCCCTCCTGCGTGAGTCGGCGCTGCCGGTACGCTTAAAGCAGGCGGGCCTGAGCGCGGCGCTGCTCAACTTTTATCCGCAAGGTTACTTTGCCGCTCACGCCAAACGCCCCCGCTACGGCTGTTTTCCGTTCAGCTTTTTGGCGGCAGGCTTGGCCCTCAATCCGCCCGACTTGCCCAGCATTTCCCCGACCTTGGGCCTGCGTTACGGCTCACCGTGGACAGCCACGCAGACCTTGAGCGAGTTGGCTCACGCGGGCGAAGAAGTGGCGCGGGCAGCCCAGCACCGCGATTTATTGGTGCTGGATTTGTGGCTCAGCGACCTGCTCGGCCACGAAGGCAAACCGGACGCGCCGCCGGAACTGGGCGCGGCGGGTCGGCGCTACATGCAGCACCTCGACGCTTTTTTGGGCGGCGTCCTCGGCGCAGGCGGGCGGGCCGTCATCAGCAGCGATCACGGCAACTTTGAAGATTTGCGCGTCAAGTCGCATACCACCGCGCGGGTGCCGTTTGCGGGCAGCGGCGTGGACTTGGGCCGTCCCCGCGACATCATGCAGGCGGGAGCAGTGATGGCCGGTTGGTTCGGGCTGCTTGAGCGGGTAGGCGGCTGACAGGGGAATGCAAGACGCCTTTTCATAAACTGTTTTTGCCGTTCAGGCACCTTCAAAAAGTCAGCCCTGCGGATTTGAGCTGAGTCACCGCTCCTGACTGAGCGCCGCATCCACCCACCGCTTCCGCTTCTGCGAGTTGCCGTGATCTGGGCGTCATGTTGCGTGAGAATGACCGAACTTGAAATGGTTTTCGACCAAGGAGAAACATGACTGTCAATGAACATGCTGCGTTCCATTTGAGTTCTCGCCGCAGGGCCTATTTCGTTCTGTTATCGGCTGCACTTGTTTACGGCGCTGCCCAAGCTGAAAGTGCCACAACCAAAACCACCGCCGTCAACACCGCTTCGCCGATGACTTGGCAAGCCGTTCAGCAGCAAAGCGATAAAAACCGAGTCAAAATTGGCGTTACCTTTGACAAAGTCGACGCCGACGGCTACATCATCCTCAAATACGGCTCGGTCATGCTCAAAACCCGTTTGGCCGGCGTCAAGGTCAGAACCGCTTTGGCAGGCGTTTTGAACATGTACGTGCCGGAAGGAGCCAGAATCCAAGCTGAAATCGTGGAGAAAGGCAAGATTCAAAGCGTAGTGCTGTGGAAAAACGGCAAGAATCTCAACGAGCAATTGATGATGGACGGCGTAGCGGTAGGCATTCGTTAAGGCCAAACAAGCCAACCCCCGCCATCTGGCGTATGCGTCATTTACGCTCTAGGCGTAGTCTAAACAGATGTCTGCGCCCGCTGCTTCTTCCGCTCCAGCCCTCAGAGTGCTGGGAACTTATCTGCTGCCGATGTGGCCGCGTGTACTGCTGCTGGCCGCCCTGCTGATCGGCAGCGTGCTGCTGACCCTGACTTTGCCGCAACTGATCGCCCGTTTTGTCGATACGGCGACGGCGGCGCTCGGCAAAAACGGAGTGGGCCTGGGCGCTTTACCCAGCCTGACCCGCCTGAGCCTGAGCTATATCGGCGTGGCCCTGGTGGTGCAGCTGCTCTCGGCGGGCGCAACTTATCTGGGAGCCATCATCGGTTGGAGCGCCACCAACCGCCTGCGCAGCGACTTACTGGCCCACCTGCTCTCGCTGGACATGAGCTACCACAAAGAGCGCACCCCCGGCGAAATGATCGAGCGCATCGACGGCGACGTCACAGCGCTCAGCAACTTTTTTTCGCAGTTCGCGGTGCGGGTTTTCGGGGCGGCTTTGCTGCTGACCGGCAGTGTAGTGATGTTTTTCAGAGAAGAAGCCTGGCTGGGCCTCGGCGTGCTGGCTTTCGTGGCGCTGACGCTCTACGGCATGAACCACGTGCGGCGGCGCGGCATCGAACCCACCCGCCACGAGCGCGAGGGCAGCGCCAAAATGTTCGGTTTTATTGAAGAGCGCTTGTCGGGCTTAGACGACGTGCGCTCACTCGGCGGCGGCGAGTACACCCTCCGCAAGTTTTTGGGCGTGCAGCGCGGCTATTTTCAGCGGCTGATGACGGCGGGCGTCGAGCGGACAGCGGTCTGGCAATTCAGCATGCTGATGTTTACCCTCGGCTACGTCGGCGTCATCGGCGCGGCGGTGGGCCTGTACGGCTCGGGCGCGATCACCATCGGCACGGCGCTGCTGCTCTACCAGTACATGAGCATGGTCGAAGAGCCGATTGACCAGCTTACCCAGCAGCTTCAAGACGTGCAAAAAGCCGGGGCCAGCTTGCTTAGGGTCGGTGAAATCCTGAGCCTGACGTCCGCGTTGCCGTCCGGCACACAGCACTTGCCCGCCGGAGCACTGTCCCTGGAATTCGAGGACGTGTCGTTTGCTTACGAAGGCGAGGACGACGCCCGCGTGCTGAGCCACCTCACCTTCACGCTCAGCGCGGGCCGCACCCTGGGCTTACTCGGACGTACCGGCAGCGGCAAATCCACCCTGACCCGCTTGGTGTCGCGCCTCTACGATCCGACTTCCGGCCGCGTCAAGCTGGGCGGCGTGTCGACTGTGGACGCCGATCTGACCTCGCTGAGAAGCCGAATCGCGGTGGTGACTCAAGACGTGCAACTCTTTCAAGCTTCGGTGCGTGACAACCTGACTTTTTTCGACGCCCACATCCCCGACGAGCGGGTGCGGGAAGCGCTGGCCGAAGTCGGCTTACTGGGCTGGGCTGAGAGCTTGCCCGAGGGCCTGAGTACCCGTTTGCCAGCCGGCAGCTTGTCGGCGGGCGAAGCGCAACTGCTGGCCTTTGCCCGCGTGATGCTGCAAGACCCCGGCGTGATTTTGCTCGACGAACCCAGCAGCCGCCTCGATCCGGCCACCGAGGCCCGCTTGACGGCGGCCATGCAGCGCCTCCTGACCAGCCGCAGCGCCGTCGTGATTGCCCACCGCCTCGACACGGTGGCCCGCGCCGACGACATTTTGGTGCTGGGCGCGGGAAAAGTGCTGGAATTTGGCGCACGTGAGCAACTGGCCCGCGACCCCAACAGCCAGTACGCCAAGCTGCTGGCCGCCGCCCAGTACAGCGAACTCGACGACTTGCCCGACGATTTGGCTGCCGAAATCCGTGAGGTGCTGGCATGAGCGCTCCCGCTTCTTCCAAAGTGGCCTCTCCAACACTCGCCACCTCCCCGACAGCTGCCGAAGTCCCGACCCTCAAGCTGATGCGCCGCTTGTTTGCCTACAAGCCTGCGCTGTTTGCCTTCAACGTGGCGGCGTGGAGCAGCTTTCACACTTTGCCCGCCATTTTCAGCTATTTTGTCTCAAGAATTTTTGCGCACTTGGGCGAGGCCCAGACTTTAGGAAACGGGGCGCTTGGCAGCGCGGGCCAAGCAGCCTCGGTTCGGCAAACCGCGATCACGGCGGCTTGGCTGGCCGTCGCGTACTTCGCCGCCGCCCGCTTTGCCCGCTTCGGGGTGTTTTACTTCGCGGTTCGGGCGTGGTTTAAGATTTGGTTTACCTTAGACGCTTTACTGCGCCGCAATTTGCTGGCCCACCTGCTGCTGGCCTCCGGTTCGCGCCGCCTCCCCGACACCCCCGCCGAGGCGGTCAGCCGCTTCCGCGACGACGTGGACGACGTAGCCGCCAACACCGAAGCCTGGATAGACGCAGGCGGATTCCTGCTTTACAGCATGATTGCCATCACCTTGATGTGGCAAGTCGATTCCACCATCACCTTGGTGATCTGCGCTCCGCTGCTGCTGGTCATCGTTTTCGTGCAGCGCCTCACGCCGCAGATTCGCAGTTACCGCCGCCGGATGCGTCAGGCCACCGCCCGCGTCACCGACTTTATCGGCGAAACGTTCGGGGCCGTCAGCGCCGTCAAGCTCTCGGCGCGTGAGACGCAGATGGTGGGGCACCTCAGCGACTTGGGCGAAACCCGCAAGGCGGCGGCGCTGAAAGACGTGCTGCTGACCGAGCTGATCAAAGGCGTCAACATCAACATGATCAACCTCGGCGTGGGCGCGGTGCTGCTGCTGGGCGCAAACCTGATTTTAGGCGGGCGGATGACCATCGGCGATTTCGTGCTGTTTTTCGCCCTGCTGCCGCGCCTGACCGGCTCGATGGGCTACTTCGGCGACATGATCGCCCGTCACCGCCGCACTGGAGTCAGCTTTGAGCGGATGCAGCGCCTCCTGCAAGACGCGCCGATGAGCGAAATGGTGGCCCACCACCCGCTCTACCTGGACAACAAGCAATTGGAGGGCGGGCCGCCGGCCGTGCCCCCACGCCGTGAAGCCGCGCCGTTTGAGAGCTTGCAGGTGCGTCACCTCAGCGCCGTGCATGACAGCGGGCGCGGCATACTCGACGCTTCGTTTGACCTCAAACGCGGCGAATTCGTGGTGATCACCGGACGCATCGGCAGCGGCAAGAGCACCTTGGTTCGCGCCCTGCTGGGCCTGATTCCGGCGGGCGGCGAGATCACTTGGAATGGGGACGTCGTCAGCGATCCCGCTTCATTTTTTGTGCCGCCCCGCAGCGCTTACACCGCGCAGTTGCCGCAACTGTTCAGCGACAGCCTGAGAGACAACGTGCTGATGGGCGCACCCGACGAAGACGGCAGCGCTCTGGCACAGGCGCTTAAATTGGCCGTCATGCAGCAGGATTTGAGCGAGTTGCCGCAGGGCTTATCGACCCAGGTCGGAGCGCGGGGCGTCAAATTGTCGGGCGGGCAACTCCA is a genomic window of Deinococcus detaillensis containing:
- a CDS encoding metalloenzyme domain protein; the protein is MSGVIWLALDGVGHPEDAPSGSVWEQDLPTLRPIIDAGLALDTTLGVAGLPQSGTGQSCWLTGQDAVRRMGKGGAGEHFGPHPGPTLQALLRESALPVRLKQAGLSAALLNFYPQGYFAAHAKRPRYGCFPFSFLAAGLALNPPDLPSISPTLGLRYGSPWTATQTLSELAHAGEEVARAAQHRDLLVLDLWLSDLLGHEGKPDAPPELGAAGRRYMQHLDAFLGGVLGAGGRAVISSDHGNFEDLRVKSHTTARVPFAGSGVDLGRPRDIMQAGAVMAGWFGLLERVGG
- a CDS encoding ABC transporter ATP-binding protein, with product MSAPAASSAPALRVLGTYLLPMWPRVLLLAALLIGSVLLTLTLPQLIARFVDTATAALGKNGVGLGALPSLTRLSLSYIGVALVVQLLSAGATYLGAIIGWSATNRLRSDLLAHLLSLDMSYHKERTPGEMIERIDGDVTALSNFFSQFAVRVFGAALLLTGSVVMFFREEAWLGLGVLAFVALTLYGMNHVRRRGIEPTRHEREGSAKMFGFIEERLSGLDDVRSLGGGEYTLRKFLGVQRGYFQRLMTAGVERTAVWQFSMLMFTLGYVGVIGAAVGLYGSGAITIGTALLLYQYMSMVEEPIDQLTQQLQDVQKAGASLLRVGEILSLTSALPSGTQHLPAGALSLEFEDVSFAYEGEDDARVLSHLTFTLSAGRTLGLLGRTGSGKSTLTRLVSRLYDPTSGRVKLGGVSTVDADLTSLRSRIAVVTQDVQLFQASVRDNLTFFDAHIPDERVREALAEVGLLGWAESLPEGLSTRLPAGSLSAGEAQLLAFARVMLQDPGVILLDEPSSRLDPATEARLTAAMQRLLTSRSAVVIAHRLDTVARADDILVLGAGKVLEFGAREQLARDPNSQYAKLLAAAQYSELDDLPDDLAAEIREVLA
- a CDS encoding ABC transporter ATP-binding protein, producing MSAPASSKVASPTLATSPTAAEVPTLKLMRRLFAYKPALFAFNVAAWSSFHTLPAIFSYFVSRIFAHLGEAQTLGNGALGSAGQAASVRQTAITAAWLAVAYFAAARFARFGVFYFAVRAWFKIWFTLDALLRRNLLAHLLLASGSRRLPDTPAEAVSRFRDDVDDVAANTEAWIDAGGFLLYSMIAITLMWQVDSTITLVICAPLLLVIVFVQRLTPQIRSYRRRMRQATARVTDFIGETFGAVSAVKLSARETQMVGHLSDLGETRKAAALKDVLLTELIKGVNINMINLGVGAVLLLGANLILGGRMTIGDFVLFFALLPRLTGSMGYFGDMIARHRRTGVSFERMQRLLQDAPMSEMVAHHPLYLDNKQLEGGPPAVPPRREAAPFESLQVRHLSAVHDSGRGILDASFDLKRGEFVVITGRIGSGKSTLVRALLGLIPAGGEITWNGDVVSDPASFFVPPRSAYTAQLPQLFSDSLRDNVLMGAPDEDGSALAQALKLAVMQQDLSELPQGLSTQVGARGVKLSGGQLQRSAVARMLAQQADLLIFDDVSSALDAETERQLWAGLAGELPDATCLVVSHRRAALLRADRIIVLDEGRVVDQGQLGELLSRSAQMQALWSGEVESAEVESAETNLGEQTGLAPNL